In Terriglobus aquaticus, the genomic window TGGAGCAGGCATCTGTTGCGGAAAAGCGGGCTGCTCTTCCTCAGCTTCTCAGATGGGCAGCCGACCCTCGACCCACCGTTCGCCTTTCATCGCTCACACACATCTACTTCTCACTGCGCGCCTTCACCTTTGCTCCCTCATCCGGCCCGAATGGTTTGAGGCCGGACGAGATTGCGCTCACACCAGAGCAGATGTCTCGAATCGCGTCGCACCTGCTGGATCCTGACGATCGCGTCAGCTATGTGACCACATTCAGTCTGAGAACTCTAATGTCCACACCTGCCGGACGGAGAGAATTGCAGCCATTTCTACTTTCCGTGCTGCGTGGCTCCCAGGCTCTGCAGTCTTCTGCACCCGGTGTTATGGCTTTCTATCTGCTGCTCAATGGCAACCCTAACCAAGTGGCAATCGAACCTGCCCTTCTCAGCTTCCTAAATCGGGACGATCAAACGGGCGCAACGCTAAAGGAATGTCTGCATAACGTTGGTCTCGCGGGGGCACCGGAACCCGTCGCTAACGACGCGATCAATCGCGTCTTCGAGAAAGGTGCGATGTCCGACTTCCTAATACAGTTCCTTGGTCGCGTTACCCTCACGCCCGAACACCTCATGAAGCAACGTGCGCGATTGGCGGAGTTGGCCCAAGACTCTTCCGCGACTGCAGAGACACGTCACGCCGCAGCCGTCTACGCAAAGTGCTGGGGCCAAGATGAAGCTTGCTGGCATGACCCGTCTAATGCTGCACTCGGCGGGGCATCTCAGGGCAGTTCGCGTTAACTTCGTCAGCGCAAATCAAAGATTCGCTGCTGGAAAGACCCGCAGATCGCCGCCAGTCATCTCCTTGGGCAGATCCAGTCCAAGCATCGCCAGCATCGTTGGCGAAAGATCCCGCAACGATCCACCCTCGCGCAGACGAAATCCTCTCCCCTGCTCCGTCACCGCGATCAGCGGCACAGGATTGGTCGTGTGCGCCGTGTGCGGGCCACCTGTGACTGGGTCGATCAGCATCTCCGCATTGCCGTGATCGGCGGTGATCAGCCACGATCCACCATTGCGGCGCAGCGCGGAGTAGATCTCGCCCAGGCAGGCGTCCACGGTTTCCACGGCTTTGACGGTAGGCTCCATCTTGCCCGAGTGACCGACCATGTCCGCATTGGCGAAGTTCACCACCACCACATCAAAGGCTGTGTCCTCGATCGCCTTCAGTACCGTGTCGCAGATGCCGCGCGCACTCATCTCCGGAGCCAGATCGTAGGTCGCCACCTTTTGCGACGGCACCACCTCGCGCTCCTCGCCGGCAAACGGCTTCTCGATGCCACCGTTGAAGAAGTACGTCACGTGCGCGTATTTCTCCGTCTCCGCCACACGCAGGTTGCGCAACTCATGAACCGCAAGCACGTTGGCCAGCAAGTTATCCATGCTCTCCGGCTCGATCACCATCGGCACGCGGAACTTCGGATCGTACTGCGTCATCGAGATATAGCGCAGCCCCTGCGGCACGCTATTCCGCGGAATCTCTAAATCCAGTTCTTCCGCCTTCGGCAGATCGCGAGCATCGCCCGCAGTCAGGCCACCTTCCACATTCCGCGCCAGCACCCGCGTAATCTGCCGCACGCGATCGCTACGGTAGTTGAAGCAGATGCAGAGATCGTCCTCCTGCACCGTCGCAACCGCGCGGCCGTCAGCCCCGGTACACACAAACGGCACAATGAACTCATCCGTCGTTCCGCCGCTGTAGTTCTCGCGCACACGCGCCACCGGATCGGCGAAGGCGCCGCCCTCGGCAACGCCTTTCACCATCGCGTCGAACACCTTCGCTTCGCGGTCCCACTTCAGGTCACGATCCATCGCGTAGTAGCGGCCCGAACAGGTTGCAATCGCACCGACGCCGATTTCGCGCATCTGCTGGTGCAACTGCTCCAGGTATCCCGCCCCACTGGTCGGCAG contains:
- the gpmI gene encoding 2,3-bisphosphoglycerate-independent phosphoglycerate mutase, which gives rise to MPRRKPLVLTILDGWGVRSETHGNAIAMARKPTYDMLLREYPNTLVRASEHFVGLPDGQMGNSEVGHLNLGAGRVVRMDITRIDALIDSGEFFSLPLLVNAVQAAMERGRAIHLLGLVSDGGVHSHQRHLYALLRLCAQQGAKRVFVHAFLDGRDTLPTSGAGYLEQLHQQMREIGVGAIATCSGRYYAMDRDLKWDREAKVFDAMVKGVAEGGAFADPVARVRENYSGGTTDEFIVPFVCTGADGRAVATVQEDDLCICFNYRSDRVRQITRVLARNVEGGLTAGDARDLPKAEELDLEIPRNSVPQGLRYISMTQYDPKFRVPMVIEPESMDNLLANVLAVHELRNLRVAETEKYAHVTYFFNGGIEKPFAGEEREVVPSQKVATYDLAPEMSARGICDTVLKAIEDTAFDVVVVNFANADMVGHSGKMEPTVKAVETVDACLGEIYSALRRNGGSWLITADHGNAEMLIDPVTGGPHTAHTTNPVPLIAVTEQGRGFRLREGGSLRDLSPTMLAMLGLDLPKEMTGGDLRVFPAANL